In a genomic window of Deltaproteobacteria bacterium:
- a CDS encoding prepilin-type N-terminal cleavage/methylation domain-containing protein, with amino-acid sequence MNRSRENKWAAQVGFTLVEMMVAIVIASIMAIALIGTFIIQSRAYQSTREIQQMQQNARTTLDTLSQLLAQAGLGITSATPVLPNTTAGQAAFDFNDSCQACGPNGSAELIFAERDPSQLGWVKNINLNTKSLTFTYVSVPNVPPFTLSKGSAVFLLDQQNTYHAILTVQGTPVTSTTGSQVTVNMNFSSTPSFYNEITATTTNQASLSTGTIMPVNIYKVYIDNTDPSNPALMMQINGFTTIPLAQGISNLQVSFQYSNPLITPPYPWPDPTQYVTDPTTINPANIIAILLGLTAQTNQFMGVSATATTVTREYTLTVNLPNLIPWKNILYNSQAFKGGM; translated from the coding sequence ATGAACAGATCCAGGGAAAATAAATGGGCAGCGCAAGTCGGGTTTACTCTTGTAGAGATGATGGTTGCAATTGTTATTGCATCCATCATGGCAATAGCACTCATAGGCACATTCATTATACAGAGCAGGGCTTATCAATCAACAAGAGAGATTCAGCAGATGCAGCAGAACGCGCGTACAACACTTGATACGCTTAGCCAGTTATTAGCACAGGCAGGTTTAGGCATTACATCAGCTACACCCGTTTTACCCAATACGACGGCGGGGCAGGCTGCATTTGATTTTAATGACTCGTGTCAGGCATGTGGTCCTAACGGCAGTGCAGAGCTTATATTTGCAGAAAGGGATCCATCTCAATTAGGTTGGGTAAAGAATATTAATCTAAACACAAAATCATTAACGTTTACGTATGTTTCCGTACCCAATGTGCCGCCATTTACACTTTCAAAGGGATCTGCCGTGTTTTTACTTGATCAACAAAACACATATCATGCTATTCTTACGGTTCAGGGCACTCCGGTAACTTCAACTACAGGGTCTCAAGTAACAGTAAATATGAACTTTAGTTCGACACCCTCATTTTATAATGAAATAACTGCAACCACTACTAATCAGGCAAGTCTCTCAACAGGCACTATAATGCCTGTAAATATATATAAGGTATATATCGACAATACCGATCCTTCCAATCCGGCACTGATGATGCAGATTAACGGCTTTACTACGATTCCGCTTGCACAGGGTATTTCTAATTTGCAGGTCTCGTTTCAGTACAGCAATCCACTAATTACCCCGCCATATCCCTGGCCTGATCCAACACAATATGTAACCGACCCGACAACCATAAACCCTGCAAATATAATAGCAATATTATTGGGACTAACGGCACAGACCAATCAATTTATGGGTGTCTCTGCTACGGCAACAACAGTAACCAGAGAATATACACTTACGGTTAATCTTCCCAACCTTATACCGTGGAAAAATATTTTATACAACTCACAAGCATTTAAAGGAGGCATGTAA
- a CDS encoding prepilin-type N-terminal cleavage/methylation domain-containing protein, with product MGIKAENKESGFTLLEVLVSIVIFVIGILGLMALQVFAIKGAYLGERTTEAVELANSMINEIQATPYNASNPGEFSEGSHPASGEGCLQCPTSCNVSPIGLCGNSYSISWTVTPQTLGSGLVSNNVYGITLTVSWTDGVLNRSVTMYTSKLPL from the coding sequence ATGGGAATAAAGGCTGAAAATAAAGAATCAGGCTTTACATTGCTTGAAGTGCTTGTATCAATAGTAATATTTGTCATCGGTATACTTGGTTTGATGGCTTTACAGGTGTTTGCCATCAAAGGCGCCTATCTTGGTGAGAGAACAACAGAGGCGGTTGAACTTGCGAACAGCATGATAAATGAAATACAGGCAACCCCATATAACGCATCTAACCCCGGCGAATTTAGCGAAGGCTCCCATCCCGCAAGCGGTGAAGGATGCCTTCAATGTCCAACCAGCTGTAATGTAAGTCCCATTGGTCTTTGCGGGAATAGTTATAGTATATCATGGACCGTTACACCTCAAACACTCGGCAGCGGTTTAGTCAGTAACAATGTTTATGGCATAACATTAACAGTGTCATGGACGGACGGGGTATTGAATAGGTCGGTCACAATGTACACGAGTAAACTGCCTTTATAG
- a CDS encoding prepilin-type N-terminal cleavage/methylation domain-containing protein yields the protein MKDRGFTLIELMVVIVIIGIMLIIASPGIRNWYTGFQLKSSADNIMNTLAAARLTAINTNSNQIVVFNLSNNSYYVINDANRDCTNLSDVTSGSCVQSGDLGRTYTLPPTIQFGYVQVANPVPQAYSAIFPTATTTACALFCKGNIGAIEFNASGKAINMFSPDPASSNGIGGAIVLIPDSDLINNNSSRQIIIGFVSMTGAVVKFGE from the coding sequence ATGAAAGATAGAGGGTTTACACTGATTGAGTTAATGGTTGTTATTGTTATAATAGGTATTATGCTTATTATAGCAAGCCCAGGCATAAGAAATTGGTATACAGGCTTTCAATTGAAAAGTTCTGCGGACAATATTATGAACACATTGGCAGCCGCGCGTTTAACAGCAATAAACACCAATTCAAATCAGATTGTAGTTTTTAATCTTTCAAATAACAGCTATTATGTGATCAATGACGCTAACAGGGACTGCACTAATTTGAGCGATGTTACAAGCGGGTCATGCGTGCAGTCGGGAGATCTGGGCCGGACGTATACACTGCCCCCGACAATCCAGTTCGGTTATGTGCAGGTAGCAAATCCGGTGCCTCAAGCCTATTCTGCAATCTTCCCAACAGCAACTACAACTGCGTGTGCATTATTCTGTAAGGGTAACATCGGGGCAATAGAATTTAATGCATCTGGTAAGGCTATAAACATGTTTAGTCCTGATCCGGCCTCTTCTAACGGCATTGGCGGTGCAATAGTACTTATCCCCGATAGTGATCTCATAAATAATAATTCATCAAGACAGATTATCATAGGCTTTGTCAGCATGACAGGTGCTGTTGTTAAATTTGGAGAATGA